One window from the genome of Terrimicrobium sacchariphilum encodes:
- a CDS encoding beta strand repeat-containing protein — MKITACLSSIHFGEPLSARALAIAIGALSVFGMSAASADTLYWDTNGTSPGLGGSGTWGGGSASNFWNLVADGTGTPGAYIAGSDAVFSAGSTAVASAVSLGGSVSANSLTFSIGATTITNSVANQAITVGLGGITLAAGSGEVLIGNASGDTKVTVSGNQTWANNSSSRLLVGGGTINGQVTIAGPGLVQLGNDGTNNSFAGTGGSFVVGTSGTSGKLALSIANGGLNNDLYLVNGTLLGAGSSQSTKVKGMKSTGLFLQGDFTIAMGNDAQEFKSLTLDANKVLTVNGTNGNSSATPFAVARVDDGASNSGAILTKAGAGYMWIIGNTSTYSGGTVLSGGVLRVAYDESLGAASSGISFTADSTLQAGLSGTNLSLVANGTVTLGASRAISIANGVTATFDTQPGSTQQNMVVNSAISGGGALQKTGLGTLTLNGANSYGGITTVSGGILAVSNLADGGAASSVGNSSNAASNLVLKNGTTLQYTGSGSTSNRSFTIAGTGNSQGATLDASGTGALNLTNTSSIAYGTTNQSRTLTLTGANTDNNTLAAALSNNGSGVVSLTKTGAGKWILSGASSYTGATTVSAGTLIINGSTSATSAVSVASGAILGGSGTINGAVNVSGTLAPGNSPGNLTVNNNVTILDGGAVNMEIAGATVGTQYDRVTMTGASSVFSLTGTNNLALTLSYTPAVNALFFLVDNQGSSAIAGVFEQLNGVTTDLSQGALFTVSGQQFRISYTGDVTTSSFTGGNDLVVQAVPEPSTWLLLTASLASVIVFRRARKSC; from the coding sequence ATGAAAATCACCGCCTGTTTGAGTTCGATTCACTTCGGCGAACCACTGTCCGCGCGTGCTTTGGCTATCGCCATTGGCGCTCTCTCCGTTTTTGGGATGAGCGCGGCATCGGCAGATACTCTTTACTGGGATACCAATGGAACCAGTCCGGGGTTGGGAGGAAGTGGAACTTGGGGTGGAGGATCGGCAAGCAATTTCTGGAACCTGGTGGCCGATGGCACGGGAACGCCGGGAGCTTACATTGCGGGCAGCGATGCGGTATTCTCGGCAGGCAGCACCGCCGTGGCCAGTGCTGTCTCCTTGGGAGGATCGGTTTCCGCGAACAGTCTGACGTTTAGTATCGGAGCAACCACGATTACTAATTCTGTGGCCAATCAAGCGATCACCGTCGGGTTGGGTGGTATCACGCTTGCTGCGGGATCCGGGGAGGTGCTCATCGGTAATGCGAGTGGTGATACCAAGGTGACCGTGTCGGGAAATCAGACGTGGGCAAATAACAGTTCAAGTCGTCTGCTCGTGGGAGGCGGAACTATCAATGGTCAGGTGACCATCGCCGGGCCCGGGCTTGTTCAGTTGGGTAATGACGGGACGAATAACAGTTTCGCTGGCACGGGAGGCAGCTTTGTGGTGGGTACATCTGGCACCTCGGGAAAGCTGGCGCTGTCGATCGCAAATGGCGGTCTGAACAACGATCTCTACCTGGTCAATGGAACTCTGCTCGGAGCTGGGTCTTCCCAAAGTACAAAGGTCAAAGGGATGAAGTCCACGGGATTGTTTTTACAAGGCGACTTCACGATTGCGATGGGCAATGACGCGCAGGAGTTCAAGTCTTTGACTTTGGATGCGAATAAGGTGCTGACCGTTAACGGAACCAACGGAAATAGTTCCGCTACGCCGTTCGCGGTGGCGAGGGTGGATGATGGAGCCTCTAATTCCGGCGCGATCCTTACGAAGGCGGGAGCCGGTTATATGTGGATTATAGGAAATACCAGCACGTACAGCGGGGGCACTGTCTTGTCGGGCGGGGTGTTGCGCGTGGCCTACGACGAGTCTTTGGGCGCGGCGTCTTCAGGGATCTCGTTCACGGCTGACTCCACTTTGCAGGCGGGACTTTCCGGGACCAATCTGTCTCTGGTGGCTAACGGGACGGTCACGCTGGGGGCTTCTCGGGCAATATCTATAGCGAATGGAGTGACGGCAACGTTCGACACCCAGCCGGGATCGACGCAGCAGAACATGGTGGTCAATAGCGCGATCTCGGGTGGCGGGGCGCTGCAAAAGACCGGTCTGGGAACGCTTACTCTGAACGGAGCTAACTCCTATGGAGGAATCACCACAGTGTCCGGAGGCATTCTGGCCGTGTCCAATCTTGCCGATGGCGGCGCTGCAAGCAGTGTGGGAAATTCTTCGAATGCTGCCAGTAACCTGGTGCTGAAGAATGGAACGACGCTCCAGTATACCGGCAGCGGCAGCACCTCCAACCGATCATTTACAATTGCCGGCACGGGTAATAGCCAAGGCGCGACGCTGGATGCTTCCGGTACTGGGGCTCTTAACCTGACAAACACGAGCTCGATTGCATATGGGACGACGAATCAAAGCCGTACGCTGACGCTCACTGGCGCCAATACGGATAACAACACACTCGCTGCGGCGTTGAGCAACAACGGGAGCGGGGTGGTTTCCTTGACCAAGACCGGCGCAGGCAAGTGGATCCTCTCGGGTGCCAGCTCCTACACGGGAGCAACGACAGTTAGCGCAGGTACGTTGATCATCAACGGATCGACCTCGGCGACCTCTGCTGTCTCAGTGGCATCTGGAGCCATCCTCGGTGGCAGCGGCACGATCAATGGCGCGGTCAACGTCAGCGGTACGCTCGCTCCGGGCAATTCTCCGGGCAATCTTACGGTGAACAACAACGTCACCATCCTCGATGGCGGTGCGGTGAACATGGAGATCGCTGGGGCGACGGTCGGCACCCAATACGATCGGGTGACAATGACTGGCGCCTCGTCAGTATTCTCGCTCACTGGTACGAACAACCTCGCGCTGACCCTGAGCTATACGCCGGCGGTTAACGCCCTGTTCTTCTTGGTCGACAACCAGGGCAGCAGCGCCATCGCGGGCGTCTTTGAACAGCTCAATGGCGTGACGACGGACCTCTCGCAGGGAGCCCTCTTTACGGTGAGCGGTCAGCAGTTCCGCATCAGCTATACGGGTGATGTGACGACGAGCAGTTTCACCGGCGGCAATGACCTCGTGGTGCAGGCGGTTCCGGAGCCATCGACCTGGCTGTTGCTCACCGCCAGCCTAGCCTCGGTGATCGTGTTTCGCCGCGCTCGCAAGTCGTGCTAA
- a CDS encoding glycoside hydrolase family 5 protein, whose product MMTCSLRSFVRSCTQVRRLIPSAVLALTVGLSLSHAADTGIDLLKNGDLETDANSDQWPDDWSKAKVGGSWEAEEGNHFIRLKASEPDQMIMIYREIPIPAGAKALQLKFRARVSGLQIGTSSWFDARIMMDFLGADRQVVKPGPPAPSFRKDTEGWVDKDVTFLVPEGTKILKFMPTLFKVTAGTFDIDNLSLTVIDDTEVKAAAAAKQEEAQAKQTQKADARRAKAAANVQADGSLIANGNFEASKNNEWPDGWPHPKTGGSWPSEDGNHFLRLSSSTPGEMVMLYRELDLPAGVKALELKWRWRVTGLKKGAVPWNDARILFKLKDAAGKDIPNPPGPVYSQKDTDGWVEKTTSFLVPENAVSLVLMPAVFQAQAGTLDIDDFSIKPTAPEPLIAAKAAQEAADKKLYVAPEEPNKAKWPKELHVDGKKVLDSDGKEVLLQGVNAGGLETLATEKHIMRSALVGMEWGSNIIRLPVKEEFWFGRNPIQKDGGKAYRETVDNIVNLVANRGGYVLLDLHRFRAPKPEHVEFWKDAAEHYKNHPAVLFDLFNEPHDISWDVWKNGGFVEEKKGADESAFLSDEEKAKNSGFQSVGMQALLDAVRSTGAKNIVIVGGLGWSGDLSGIANGYTLDDKGGNGIIYGWHIYNWHKDWQGRVMAAAEKYPILVGEFGADEKKVNFLPVEIQEDPYTWVPDMLGFLQKNGFHWTAWCLHPKATPVLISDWEYTPTPFWGEFAKRALKGEKFEMKKMR is encoded by the coding sequence ATGATGACTTGTTCCCTTCGCTCGTTCGTCCGTAGCTGCACGCAGGTGCGGCGCTTGATTCCCAGCGCGGTGCTCGCGCTCACCGTTGGCCTGTCACTGTCTCATGCCGCCGATACCGGCATCGATTTGCTGAAGAATGGCGATCTCGAAACGGATGCCAACTCCGACCAGTGGCCGGATGACTGGAGCAAAGCCAAAGTCGGCGGAAGTTGGGAGGCGGAGGAGGGGAACCACTTCATTCGCCTGAAGGCCAGCGAGCCGGACCAGATGATCATGATATACCGGGAAATCCCGATCCCGGCCGGAGCAAAGGCGCTGCAACTCAAGTTTCGCGCCCGGGTGTCGGGCCTCCAGATCGGCACGTCGTCGTGGTTCGACGCGCGCATCATGATGGATTTCCTCGGAGCCGACCGCCAGGTGGTCAAGCCCGGTCCGCCCGCGCCGAGTTTCCGCAAGGATACCGAGGGCTGGGTGGATAAGGATGTGACGTTCCTCGTGCCGGAGGGCACGAAAATTTTGAAGTTCATGCCGACCCTTTTCAAGGTCACGGCGGGGACCTTCGACATCGACAATCTTTCGCTTACGGTGATCGACGATACCGAGGTGAAGGCGGCGGCTGCCGCGAAACAGGAAGAGGCGCAGGCCAAGCAGACCCAGAAGGCAGATGCCAGGCGAGCGAAAGCCGCGGCTAATGTGCAGGCGGACGGATCCCTCATCGCCAACGGAAATTTCGAGGCCAGCAAAAACAATGAATGGCCCGACGGCTGGCCGCATCCCAAGACAGGAGGAAGCTGGCCGAGTGAAGACGGAAATCATTTCCTCAGACTCTCCTCCTCGACTCCCGGTGAGATGGTGATGCTGTATCGCGAGCTGGATTTACCGGCCGGAGTGAAAGCGCTGGAACTCAAGTGGCGCTGGCGTGTCACCGGGCTCAAGAAAGGCGCTGTGCCGTGGAACGACGCGCGAATCCTTTTCAAACTCAAGGACGCAGCAGGAAAGGATATCCCGAATCCGCCGGGACCAGTCTATTCACAGAAGGATACGGATGGCTGGGTGGAAAAGACGACGAGCTTCCTCGTGCCGGAGAATGCGGTCTCGCTCGTGCTGATGCCGGCGGTGTTTCAGGCTCAGGCAGGAACGCTTGATATCGACGATTTCTCGATCAAGCCGACTGCCCCGGAGCCGCTCATTGCGGCCAAGGCAGCGCAGGAGGCAGCGGACAAGAAGCTCTATGTCGCACCTGAGGAACCGAACAAGGCGAAGTGGCCAAAGGAACTGCACGTCGACGGCAAGAAGGTTCTCGATTCCGATGGGAAGGAAGTGCTTTTGCAGGGCGTTAATGCGGGAGGCCTGGAGACACTGGCTACCGAGAAGCACATCATGCGGTCGGCGCTGGTCGGCATGGAGTGGGGGTCGAACATCATCCGGCTCCCAGTGAAGGAGGAGTTCTGGTTCGGACGCAACCCCATCCAGAAGGACGGCGGCAAAGCCTATCGCGAGACGGTCGACAACATCGTGAACCTCGTCGCTAATCGCGGCGGGTATGTGCTCCTGGACCTGCACCGCTTCCGCGCGCCGAAGCCGGAGCATGTGGAGTTTTGGAAAGACGCCGCAGAGCATTACAAGAATCACCCCGCCGTGCTCTTCGATCTTTTCAACGAGCCGCACGACATCAGCTGGGATGTGTGGAAGAACGGCGGATTCGTGGAGGAGAAGAAAGGTGCGGACGAGTCGGCTTTCCTCTCCGACGAGGAAAAGGCGAAGAACTCCGGTTTCCAATCCGTCGGGATGCAGGCTCTGCTCGATGCGGTACGCTCGACCGGAGCGAAAAACATTGTGATCGTCGGTGGCCTGGGCTGGTCGGGTGATCTCTCTGGGATCGCCAATGGATATACGCTGGATGACAAGGGCGGCAACGGCATCATTTACGGCTGGCACATTTACAACTGGCACAAGGACTGGCAGGGACGCGTAATGGCGGCAGCCGAGAAATACCCGATCCTCGTCGGCGAATTCGGCGCGGATGAGAAGAAGGTGAATTTCCTCCCGGTTGAGATCCAGGAGGATCCCTATACCTGGGTGCCCGACATGCTGGGGTTCCTCCAGAAGAACGGATTTCACTGGACCGCCTGGTGCCTGCATCCCAAGGCCACGCCCGTATTGATCTCCGATTGGGAATACACGCCCACGCCGTTCTGGGGAGAATTCGCCAAGCGCGCATTGAAGGGCGAAAAATTTGAGATGAAAAAGATGCGCTAG
- a CDS encoding heparinase II/III domain-containing protein, with translation MINLLEQRISRAELTAILVDREYRLIPPCESPEWTQARQNPAVRKWKAAIDARVDRERHEPLPPLPDELYALFYQTGERLPFEGVYFERRRRLGRIAASAVLADGERRKSLLPILIERVEETMAEESWTFPAHAWTEPTGKDPYKIDLFAAETANVLGELVCVFGEMLPLSLRQRIRARLREQMFVNYLHPRSEITWKHLPMNWNAVCHQGVLGAALALEDDSDLVAEMLESAAECLPKFLAGFGDDGSTSEGPGYWSYGFGRFAELNCQLEAATRGRLSFFGRNEKVRRIAQFAPAMVLSSGYMVNFSDGMQRDRLGPALLAYLGDRLSLPEVAAESAWGFRHEVETAINLDSQRCDFFYFDRLCLRCPEDVVGAREPHRPDRFFEDYGAVVCRGDDDAWEFAAKGGHNAEHHNHNDCGSFIFHVEHTPVVVEIGAPEYVGSYFSSDETRYAFLAARSLGHSVPLIKGCEQAPGAEFAARVLRCELEGPRVEFVVDLTSCYPAAAGCRKLVRSFFLDRESGRLEVRDEYELDGIGEVESMIICARPVLPGAEGVLIPCGDRQVQVTPERHTVFRSVDTCEFRNREGKDDRVYRLRFGSDLAKSRGSLRVVLQPR, from the coding sequence ATGATCAACCTGCTCGAGCAACGGATCTCGCGCGCGGAACTGACAGCCATACTGGTGGATCGGGAGTATAGGCTGATCCCTCCCTGCGAGTCTCCGGAGTGGACGCAGGCACGGCAAAATCCCGCCGTGCGAAAATGGAAAGCTGCGATCGACGCCCGTGTCGATCGTGAGCGGCATGAGCCTCTGCCCCCGTTGCCAGACGAGCTTTACGCCCTCTTCTATCAGACGGGCGAGAGACTGCCGTTTGAGGGTGTTTATTTCGAGAGGCGTCGGCGCCTGGGGCGTATTGCCGCATCAGCGGTACTCGCCGATGGGGAACGCAGGAAAAGCCTTCTGCCCATCCTCATCGAACGCGTCGAGGAGACAATGGCTGAGGAATCGTGGACTTTCCCTGCTCATGCCTGGACGGAGCCAACGGGAAAAGACCCGTACAAGATCGACCTGTTCGCCGCCGAGACGGCAAACGTCCTTGGGGAACTGGTATGTGTCTTCGGTGAGATGCTCCCGCTTTCGCTCCGGCAGAGAATACGAGCAAGACTGCGCGAGCAGATGTTTGTGAATTACCTGCATCCGCGATCCGAGATCACCTGGAAGCACCTGCCGATGAACTGGAATGCGGTTTGCCATCAGGGCGTGCTCGGCGCGGCGCTCGCCCTGGAGGACGATTCTGATCTCGTGGCCGAGATGCTGGAATCCGCCGCGGAATGCCTGCCAAAATTCCTGGCTGGATTCGGGGATGATGGATCGACCTCCGAGGGGCCGGGATACTGGAGCTATGGCTTTGGACGGTTTGCCGAGCTGAACTGCCAGTTGGAGGCGGCGACGCGCGGACGGCTGTCATTTTTCGGCAGGAATGAAAAGGTGAGGCGCATCGCGCAGTTTGCCCCGGCGATGGTGCTGTCCAGCGGCTACATGGTGAACTTCTCAGATGGTATGCAGCGCGACCGGCTCGGCCCGGCTCTGCTTGCCTATCTCGGTGACCGGTTGAGTCTGCCCGAGGTGGCCGCGGAAAGCGCCTGGGGTTTCCGGCATGAAGTGGAGACCGCGATCAACCTGGATTCCCAGAGGTGCGATTTCTTTTACTTCGACCGACTGTGTCTCCGCTGCCCCGAGGACGTGGTCGGCGCTCGGGAACCCCACCGCCCGGATCGATTTTTCGAAGATTACGGAGCCGTAGTCTGCCGGGGTGACGATGACGCCTGGGAGTTTGCCGCCAAGGGCGGGCACAATGCGGAGCACCATAATCATAATGATTGCGGCAGTTTTATCTTTCACGTGGAGCATACGCCGGTCGTCGTCGAAATCGGGGCGCCGGAGTACGTGGGGAGTTATTTCAGCAGCGATGAGACGCGCTACGCGTTTCTTGCGGCACGTTCGCTCGGGCACTCGGTCCCGCTGATCAAGGGATGCGAGCAGGCCCCCGGCGCCGAGTTTGCAGCTCGTGTGCTGCGGTGCGAGCTGGAGGGACCCCGAGTGGAGTTCGTCGTCGATCTGACCTCTTGCTATCCTGCCGCCGCGGGCTGCCGGAAGCTCGTTCGATCGTTTTTCCTCGATCGGGAGTCCGGACGGCTGGAGGTGAGGGATGAGTACGAACTGGACGGGATTGGTGAGGTCGAGTCGATGATTATTTGCGCAAGACCGGTGCTGCCGGGTGCGGAGGGCGTCTTGATTCCCTGCGGCGACCGGCAGGTGCAGGTCACGCCGGAACGGCACACGGTTTTCCGCTCGGTGGATACATGCGAATTTCGGAACCGTGAAGGAAAGGACGATCGCGTCTACCGGTTACGGTTCGGGTCCGATTTGGCGAAAAGCAGGGGATCATTGAGAGTGGTGCTGCAACCCCGTTGA
- a CDS encoding glycoside hydrolase family 130 protein, giving the protein MSPITRHANNPILSAKDIPYPASLIFNAGVAKYEGRYVMIFRNDYGTTEEDWRPFKEGKVNKPPGLQTSLGLAFSDDGVKWNVEPKPCWKVASDEVLRVYDPRITIIDGVAHICFAMDTRHGVRGGIARTEDFSRFDILSLSVPDNRNMVLFPEKIGGRYFRLERPFPVYSRGRDQFDTWCGWSPDLKHWGDHDLVLGVEHVAFANDKTGPAAPPIKTSKGWLTTFHAVWRDQSINLGGWEPSWHKTYYAGLMLLDLENPSKIIGLSPEPLIKPEATYERIGFRNDVVFPGGMILEDSGEVKIYYGAADTVEALATAHVDDLLALCQPVGR; this is encoded by the coding sequence ATGTCACCCATCACCCGTCACGCCAACAACCCGATCCTCTCCGCCAAAGACATCCCCTACCCGGCCTCGCTGATCTTCAATGCCGGAGTCGCTAAGTACGAAGGCCGCTATGTCATGATCTTCCGCAATGACTACGGCACCACCGAGGAGGACTGGAGGCCCTTCAAGGAGGGCAAGGTGAACAAGCCGCCGGGGCTGCAAACCTCACTCGGCCTCGCCTTCAGCGACGACGGAGTAAAGTGGAACGTCGAGCCAAAGCCTTGCTGGAAAGTCGCCTCGGACGAGGTGCTTCGCGTTTACGATCCGCGCATCACCATCATCGACGGCGTGGCGCATATTTGCTTCGCCATGGACACACGGCACGGCGTGCGCGGCGGCATCGCCCGCACGGAGGATTTCTCAAGGTTCGACATCCTCTCCCTCAGCGTGCCGGACAATCGCAACATGGTCCTGTTTCCCGAGAAAATCGGCGGTCGGTATTTCCGACTGGAGCGCCCCTTCCCGGTCTACAGCCGGGGCCGCGATCAATTCGACACCTGGTGCGGATGGTCGCCCGACCTGAAGCATTGGGGCGATCACGACCTGGTGCTCGGAGTCGAGCATGTCGCGTTTGCCAATGACAAGACCGGACCTGCCGCTCCGCCCATCAAAACCTCCAAAGGCTGGCTCACCACCTTTCACGCGGTCTGGCGGGACCAGTCGATCAATCTCGGCGGCTGGGAGCCCTCCTGGCACAAGACCTACTACGCAGGCCTCATGCTCCTCGATCTCGAGAACCCCTCGAAAATCATTGGCCTCTCCCCCGAGCCCCTCATCAAGCCGGAGGCTACTTACGAGCGCATCGGCTTCCGCAATGATGTCGTCTTCCCCGGCGGCATGATCCTTGAGGATTCCGGCGAGGTGAAGATCTACTACGGAGCAGCCGATACCGTGGAGGCGCTCGCCACCGCCCACGTCGACGATCTGCTCGCTCTCTGCCAGCCGGTCGGTCGTTGA
- a CDS encoding MFS transporter — protein sequence MIVTCKQEIPRRWVIFAILPWASFTFNSAVVGTAFLFSLKKFIENPAGLTFIMSIPGILAMAVSPVASFLSDRIWTRFGRRKPFIIVSWTGMLTAMILMPLMPNFWLLLAAYILYHFSSDLNSPMEPLKQEIIPPKDRVWATGAMAWCSNLATMTFYFVMLGRFDDVSYLAGLKLDGEWVIYWSAGLLLALLLLLIILGIKETDPKSSLRGQKLTLRNFVGGLLDRELWPVYLLVFGNACLNFYAGLGALSNLLYTDQWDYTKQEMGVNVAIGGIANLFIIGLLTAFASKLNRMKAYQTTLCLSLLGNVLYYCYVEFVLPDKRPTLFEIIVFGETLSVLAILTGLLYVPLVYDYVRRNRMGTYAAGASIVGLAARLITLNGVGLFVTFYASVFQPPAGEMTRVVLHNPATRSEFVSFLQQASWPAVDSADPITADHLAADVWQANGMIAQTGRTWEIRHGNKDSETLEKRKTDLEAEKSALLSREAMARDMEAARLRKLGQDPSTAHPGHSLQPRIEELSHEIEKLDAILKTRAADFRKQVSTVLGGRLMADGDQLLDARMGQALVVEYAIAARPASRAIEQELDALRRQDPAVIDMRPVKIADGYGLAVSTLMTGGESSAEAQHRLQASLDHLGVSRQKSLVTADSTPASSRIQPAVTLDLQVVEEPLDTYVSPVSRLLHAMLAPFGHELNPARRLMATGSSLRDPAQTNHVRAIPGPVERSISVTAVLEPQAPGTPPRATPGNKLEEKLSLVAGDKAPEILAFYDRLEKAAAAQRITIAHPVLTSGYVRMRYDYMSGYLWMFFMGTIGIILTLVFGKLEARGIIRKRGVEEALAS from the coding sequence GTGATTGTTACCTGCAAACAAGAAATTCCCAGGCGCTGGGTCATTTTCGCCATTCTCCCGTGGGCCTCGTTCACCTTCAACAGCGCAGTCGTGGGGACGGCCTTTCTCTTCTCGCTGAAGAAATTCATCGAGAACCCCGCAGGGCTGACCTTCATCATGAGCATCCCCGGCATCCTGGCGATGGCGGTGTCCCCGGTGGCGAGCTTCCTGTCCGATCGCATCTGGACACGATTCGGTCGGCGCAAGCCGTTCATCATCGTCTCCTGGACCGGCATGCTCACGGCGATGATCCTCATGCCGCTGATGCCCAATTTCTGGCTCCTGCTGGCGGCCTATATTCTTTACCACTTCTCCTCCGATCTGAACTCCCCCATGGAGCCGCTGAAGCAGGAGATCATCCCGCCAAAGGATCGCGTGTGGGCGACGGGTGCCATGGCCTGGTGCAGCAACCTGGCGACGATGACATTTTACTTCGTCATGCTGGGGAGATTCGACGATGTGAGCTATCTGGCGGGACTGAAGCTTGATGGCGAATGGGTGATCTACTGGTCGGCGGGTTTGCTGCTGGCCCTGCTGCTCCTGCTGATCATTCTCGGCATCAAGGAGACTGACCCCAAAAGCTCCCTCCGCGGTCAAAAACTTACGCTGCGTAACTTTGTCGGCGGCTTGCTCGATCGCGAACTCTGGCCGGTTTATCTCCTGGTGTTTGGCAACGCGTGCCTGAACTTCTACGCCGGTCTCGGAGCTCTCAGCAACCTGCTCTACACGGACCAGTGGGACTACACGAAGCAGGAGATGGGGGTGAACGTGGCCATCGGCGGCATCGCCAATCTCTTCATCATCGGCCTGCTCACCGCCTTCGCCAGCAAGCTCAACCGCATGAAGGCCTACCAGACGACACTCTGCCTGTCGCTCCTGGGCAACGTCCTTTACTACTGCTACGTCGAGTTTGTCCTGCCGGACAAGCGCCCGACCCTTTTTGAAATCATCGTCTTTGGCGAGACCCTGTCCGTCCTGGCGATCCTCACCGGTCTGCTCTACGTGCCGCTCGTCTATGATTATGTCCGGCGCAATCGCATGGGCACCTATGCTGCGGGAGCCTCCATCGTCGGGCTGGCGGCGAGGCTCATCACTTTGAACGGAGTGGGTCTCTTCGTGACCTTCTACGCCTCGGTCTTTCAACCTCCGGCGGGGGAGATGACCCGGGTGGTACTGCATAATCCAGCGACCAGGAGCGAGTTTGTCTCCTTCCTGCAACAGGCCAGCTGGCCAGCGGTCGACTCAGCCGATCCCATCACTGCCGACCATCTCGCTGCGGATGTCTGGCAGGCAAACGGGATGATCGCGCAGACCGGCCGCACGTGGGAGATCCGCCACGGCAACAAGGACAGCGAAACTCTCGAGAAAAGAAAAACCGACCTCGAAGCGGAAAAATCCGCGCTTTTATCCAGGGAGGCGATGGCCCGCGACATGGAGGCGGCGCGCCTTCGCAAGCTGGGCCAGGATCCGTCGACCGCCCACCCGGGGCATTCGCTCCAGCCCCGCATCGAGGAGCTTTCGCACGAAATCGAAAAGCTTGATGCGATCCTGAAAACGCGCGCGGCGGATTTCCGCAAGCAGGTCTCTACCGTGCTCGGCGGCAGGCTCATGGCGGATGGAGATCAACTGCTGGATGCGCGAATGGGGCAGGCGCTCGTGGTGGAATACGCCATAGCCGCTCGCCCCGCCTCGCGTGCCATTGAGCAGGAACTCGATGCCTTGCGCCGGCAAGATCCCGCCGTCATAGACATGCGCCCTGTCAAGATCGCCGATGGCTACGGGCTGGCCGTCAGCACACTCATGACAGGCGGCGAATCGAGCGCGGAGGCCCAGCATCGCCTCCAGGCCAGTTTGGATCACCTCGGAGTTTCGCGGCAGAAGTCGCTGGTCACAGCCGACAGCACCCCGGCATCCTCTCGGATCCAGCCCGCCGTGACGCTTGATCTCCAAGTGGTGGAGGAACCGCTGGATACCTACGTCTCTCCCGTAAGCCGCCTCCTCCACGCGATGCTTGCACCTTTTGGGCATGAACTCAATCCCGCCCGACGCTTGATGGCAACGGGCAGTAGCCTTCGCGACCCGGCACAGACCAACCATGTGCGGGCCATTCCCGGCCCGGTCGAGCGTTCAATCTCCGTCACTGCCGTGCTGGAACCGCAGGCTCCCGGGACTCCGCCGCGGGCAACTCCCGGAAACAAGCTGGAAGAGAAGCTTTCCCTCGTCGCTGGCGACAAGGCTCCCGAGATTCTGGCCTTTTACGACCGTCTGGAGAAAGCCGCTGCCGCGCAGCGTATCACCATCGCCCATCCCGTGCTCACCTCCGGTTATGTTCGGATGCGCTACGATTATATGAGCGGATATCTCTGGATGTTCTTCATGGGGACGATTGGCATCATCCTTACGCTTGTCTTCGGCAAGCTTGAAGCACGAGGCATCATCCGGAAACGAGGCGTGGAGGAGGCGCTGGCATCATGA
- a CDS encoding prepilin-type N-terminal cleavage/methylation domain-containing protein, whose amino-acid sequence MFLLPQRCSVSSSLSRPRNGFSLIELLVVIAILGLLVALVIPALGARGNGSVTQAVTQMSDFLQQARAYAMANNTYVWVGFCEEDGVAPSGPVTSAPPYQGKGRVLLAAVASVDGTRIFDENATPTMLPAARVVPIDRILKIDGVHLTDLPAPEGGDSRKISGRSATPSQDASSRISSDSGSRSNFPFSIQGYQFYKTVRFSPRGEVVINDSALKRVGEIGLRPVRGNVVDQTSPNIAAIQFTGVGGNLQIFRP is encoded by the coding sequence ATGTTCCTTCTCCCCCAGAGATGCTCGGTCTCGAGTTCGCTTTCCCGCCCCCGGAATGGGTTCAGTCTCATAGAGCTTCTGGTGGTTATTGCGATCCTTGGGCTTCTGGTTGCGCTGGTTATTCCCGCTTTGGGTGCGCGAGGTAATGGATCGGTGACTCAGGCGGTCACTCAGATGTCGGATTTCCTCCAGCAGGCCCGCGCATATGCCATGGCCAACAATACCTATGTCTGGGTGGGTTTTTGCGAGGAGGACGGCGTAGCGCCGAGTGGTCCCGTTACAAGCGCGCCACCCTATCAGGGCAAGGGGCGGGTCCTCCTGGCGGCGGTGGCTTCCGTCGATGGCACGCGGATCTTTGATGAGAATGCCACTCCGACGATGCTGCCTGCGGCGCGTGTCGTGCCGATCGATCGCATCTTGAAGATCGACGGCGTGCATCTCACGGATCTTCCAGCCCCCGAGGGCGGCGACTCGCGGAAGATCAGCGGTCGCTCGGCCACGCCTTCGCAGGATGCCTCCAGCCGCATCAGTAGTGATAGCGGCAGTCGGTCAAACTTCCCATTCAGCATCCAGGGTTATCAGTTTTACAAGACAGTCAGGTTCAGTCCGCGCGGTGAGGTGGTCATCAATGACAGTGCGCTCAAGCGAGTGGGGGAGATCGGGTTGCGCCCGGTCAGGGGAAATGTCGTGGACCAGACCTCTCCCAACATCGCCGCCATCCAGTTCACGGGCGTCGGCGGCAACTTGCAGATTTTTCGGCCATGA